The Synergistales bacterium genome window below encodes:
- the uvrB gene encoding excinuclease ABC subunit UvrB — MSSHAFSLEADWEPAGDQPKAIRELTEGIEQGEELQTLLGVTGSGKTFTIANVAMQIQRPMLVMAHNKTLAAQLYSEFKAFFPNNSVNYFVSYYDYYQPEAYVPTQDLYIEKDASINERIEKLRLATTKSLLERRDVIVVASVSCIYGLGKRRNYEEAIFSFSVGETVTRRTFVERLVQSYYERNDYAMEPGYFRVRGDVVEVYPAYSDTALRVSFFDDEIETIDEIDPVSGHRIEKKDHGAVYPARHYVTGPEAIQKALSQIEADMERQVEAFEREGKYVEAQRIRSRTRYDMEMLSEVGYCSGIENYSVYLDGRNAGEPPGVLLDFFPDDFLMVIDESHMTIPQIQGMFNGDRARKQTLVDYGFRLPTALDNRPLRWEEFQSYMNQVIMVSATPADWERSHSSRIVEQIVRPTGVVDPEVVIVPAQTQVDDVMERIRGTVERRERAIITTLTKRSAEDLAEYLGELGIKVRYIHSELDAFERAELIRDLRQGTIDVLVGVNLLREGIDLPEVTLVAILDADREGFLRSARSLIQIIGRAARNISGTVVLYADEETRGIRQAYQETARRRGIQQRFNEEHGITPRSIEKAITSLLPDELIEKEATPKRKGERVAESRDLPPESLEELMWDAVENLDFERAAQLRDLISKEQGGAPTGVAANRRTRRTRA; from the coding sequence CTCCAGACCCTGCTGGGGGTCACCGGCAGCGGGAAGACCTTCACCATCGCCAATGTGGCCATGCAGATCCAGCGTCCCATGCTGGTCATGGCTCACAACAAGACACTGGCGGCCCAGCTGTACAGCGAGTTCAAGGCCTTTTTCCCCAACAACTCGGTGAATTACTTTGTGAGCTACTACGACTACTACCAGCCGGAGGCCTACGTCCCCACCCAGGACCTCTATATCGAGAAGGATGCCTCCATCAACGAGCGGATCGAGAAGCTCCGCCTGGCCACCACGAAATCCCTGCTCGAGCGGCGGGATGTCATTGTGGTGGCCAGCGTTTCCTGTATCTACGGCCTGGGGAAGCGCCGGAACTACGAGGAGGCCATCTTCTCCTTCTCCGTGGGGGAGACCGTCACCAGGCGGACCTTTGTGGAGCGACTGGTCCAGAGCTACTACGAGCGGAACGACTATGCCATGGAACCGGGCTATTTCCGGGTCCGGGGCGATGTGGTGGAGGTCTACCCCGCCTACAGCGATACGGCGCTGCGGGTGAGCTTCTTCGACGACGAGATCGAGACCATCGACGAGATCGACCCGGTGAGCGGCCACAGGATCGAGAAGAAGGACCACGGCGCCGTCTACCCGGCGCGGCACTACGTGACGGGGCCGGAGGCGATCCAGAAGGCTCTGTCGCAGATCGAAGCGGATATGGAGCGTCAGGTCGAGGCCTTCGAACGGGAGGGCAAGTATGTGGAGGCGCAGCGCATCCGTTCCAGAACGCGCTACGATATGGAGATGCTCTCCGAGGTGGGCTACTGTTCGGGCATCGAGAACTACTCTGTATACCTCGACGGCCGGAACGCCGGCGAGCCTCCCGGCGTGCTGCTGGACTTCTTCCCCGACGATTTCCTGATGGTCATCGACGAATCCCACATGACCATCCCGCAGATCCAGGGGATGTTCAACGGCGACCGGGCGCGCAAGCAGACCCTGGTGGACTACGGGTTCCGCCTCCCCACGGCGCTGGATAACCGGCCCCTCCGCTGGGAGGAGTTCCAGTCGTACATGAACCAGGTCATCATGGTCTCGGCGACCCCGGCGGACTGGGAGCGGAGTCACTCCTCCCGGATTGTGGAGCAGATCGTCCGGCCCACCGGTGTGGTGGACCCGGAGGTGGTCATCGTTCCGGCGCAGACCCAGGTGGACGACGTGATGGAACGCATCCGCGGCACCGTGGAGCGCCGGGAGCGGGCCATCATCACCACCCTCACCAAGCGTTCCGCCGAGGATCTGGCCGAGTACCTGGGGGAGCTGGGGATCAAGGTGCGCTATATCCACTCCGAGCTCGACGCCTTCGAGCGGGCGGAGCTGATCCGGGATCTCCGACAGGGGACCATCGATGTCCTGGTGGGGGTGAACCTCCTGCGGGAGGGGATCGACCTCCCGGAGGTGACGCTGGTGGCGATCCTCGACGCCGACAGGGAGGGGTTCCTGCGCTCAGCGCGTTCGCTCATCCAGATCATCGGCAGGGCGGCCCGGAATATCAGCGGTACGGTGGTGCTCTACGCCGACGAAGAGACCAGGGGTATCCGCCAGGCCTACCAGGAGACGGCGCGGCGGCGCGGTATCCAGCAGCGGTTCAATGAGGAGCACGGCATCACGCCCCGGAGCATCGAGAAGGCCATCACCAGCCTGCTCCCCGATGAGCTGATCGAGAAGGAGGCGACACCCAAGAGAAAGGGGGAGCGCGTCGCCGAGAGCCGCGATCTGCCGCCGGAATCGCTGGAGGAGTTGATGTGGGACGCCGTGGAGAACCTCGACTTCGAGCGGGCGGCCCAGCTGAGAGATCTGATTTCCAAGGAGCAAGGAGGTGCCCCGACGGGTGTCGCAGCAAATCGTCGTACGAGGCGCACGAGAGCATAA